From one Haloferax marinisediminis genomic stretch:
- a CDS encoding PAS domain-containing sensor histidine kinase, whose product MSPSSPLASSSLDALPMQLAILNTDGEIIYTNEAWRAFGEANDYVGDSSFVGENYLGVCELSDDGSLHAVADGIRSVIDGETDDFSHEYPCHSPDERRWFTMRATRFSHEEETYIQVVHLNITDRKLAELEVDEKAGRLQNVANILSHDLRNPLAVALGYAQTLIDEGIATERLGRIVDSLERMDDIVSDALVLARQDSVTQLATVDLESEARTAWSHVKTADESLVVADSVAFEADSNRLAHIFENLFRNSVEHGRRDTDSQLTVTVGTLADETEHTGFYVEDDGVGIPADERDDVFDDGYSSETDGTGLGLSIVSQAVDAHGWCIELTESESGGARFEITGVELGE is encoded by the coding sequence ATGTCTCCCTCGTCTCCTCTCGCCTCGTCCAGTTTGGACGCGCTTCCGATGCAACTCGCGATTCTGAACACGGACGGCGAGATCATCTACACGAACGAGGCGTGGCGAGCGTTCGGCGAAGCGAACGACTACGTCGGCGACAGCAGTTTCGTCGGAGAGAACTACCTCGGTGTCTGCGAACTCAGCGACGACGGAAGCTTACACGCCGTCGCCGACGGGATTCGGTCGGTCATCGACGGTGAGACAGACGACTTCTCGCACGAGTATCCGTGCCACTCACCCGACGAACGGCGATGGTTCACGATGCGTGCCACTCGGTTCTCCCACGAGGAGGAGACGTACATTCAGGTCGTCCACTTGAACATAACCGACCGGAAACTCGCCGAACTCGAAGTCGACGAGAAGGCTGGACGACTACAGAACGTCGCCAACATCCTGTCGCACGACCTTCGGAACCCGCTCGCTGTCGCCCTCGGGTACGCGCAGACGCTCATCGACGAAGGAATCGCGACCGAGCGCCTCGGCCGTATCGTCGACTCACTGGAGCGTATGGACGACATCGTCTCAGATGCGCTCGTGTTGGCCCGACAGGATTCGGTGACGCAGTTGGCCACTGTCGACCTCGAATCGGAGGCCCGCACTGCGTGGTCGCACGTCAAAACAGCCGACGAGTCGTTGGTCGTTGCCGACTCGGTGGCGTTCGAGGCGGACTCGAATCGCCTCGCACACATCTTCGAGAACCTGTTTCGCAATTCGGTCGAACACGGCCGTCGAGACACCGACTCCCAGTTGACTGTGACGGTGGGAACACTCGCTGACGAGACCGAACACACCGGATTTTACGTCGAAGACGACGGCGTCGGCATCCCCGCCGACGAACGCGACGACGTGTTCGACGATGGATACTCGTCGGAAACCGATGGAACGGGTCTCGGACTGTCGATCGTCTCGCAGGCCGTCGACGCCCACGGGTGGTGTATCGAACTCACCGAGTCAGAATCAGGCGGTGCTCGGTTCGAAATCACGGGCGTCGAACTGGGCGAGTAG